The Juglans microcarpa x Juglans regia isolate MS1-56 chromosome 2D, Jm3101_v1.0, whole genome shotgun sequence DNA window CATCCCCTGCGACCTACTCTTCTTGGTAAGTCTTCTAGTTCTGTTACCCTGTCATTCCCTTTAATCTATCATCTCTAATGGCCTTTCCAATTTTCCCGctctaatttttttgtataaacaTATGATCTGAACGACCGTCTCTTTTgatgattattataatttttttgtgatttcatTAAATGGGTTTTGAATAATTCATAAGCTATCATATAGTAATGTTTCTCAGTTTAGTGGCCTTGGAAATCTGTATTAAAACTCAATTTTGATGAACATATGCATACTGTGTATGGCTGAATCGGCTATTCGGGTCCTTGACATGATATGCTTGAGGATATTAGGTGAATACTTTCCAACGTCGTTCGCATTAATGTGATCTATCTTTTGGTCCCTCCATCTCGAATAGGTCAAAACCTTGTTGGAAGCTCTTAAGATTTTACAGTGTATCCGAATTGGAGGGTTAGTTcccaatttaataatttgaggaTTGAGAGCAGGGCGGCGGCGACGACTTTGAGATCGTTAAATTGAACAACCTTTTATCTCTGGTCATCATGTCATTGGTTTAGTGAAgtcattttttcttgttttcaggTGAAACTCAGACCTATAAGCTTCTTTAGATTCCCGTAATAAACTTTTGAGCAGGATCTGAGaatttgaagtaatttttttttggcctgTGTTACGGACTCGTGTTCAATTTTAGACCTGCTAGCACTTTAACCAAAAATGGGGAAAATGGGATGGAGTCCATACTGTTCATCGAGGCCAGTTTTTTTGTTCCTACTTCCTACCCCCTTTTGGGGCCCGATTTGGAATCTGGTTAATCGGGATCTGAATGCGGTTTTCGGTTACGGTTTTATCCCGGCTGATAATTGCATTACCCACCCGCCCATACCCGGAGGTGGATACGGGTATAGGATGCAGGTACTGGGTTTAGAACCAGATACCCTCAGCTGCAAATGTGATAGATCGAtccatctctccctctctccctctcggaatgactgaaaaaatacacaaaaacccTATTATTTGCCGCTCTTTTCACCTTCCCAAGCTCAGTGGTTTCTTTGTTTCAGGTTAGacctctctgtctctccctctctctatttCAACATGTGGAATTTGGTCTTCTAATCGAACTATGTGAAAGATTAACCCTTTTTATTTGTGCTCTGGCAGATGCTATGGTTTTGTGAGTTTGATCTGTAGCTCCTGATCTCGGTTTCTAGGGTTTCTCTATGATATTTCTCTGTTCCCATTTATCCATCCTGTACTAACTTTGAAAATGGTGGCGGAGTGAACAGAGAAATTTGTCTTATCCCGAATTTTTCTTGTGATCTGGAATTAGTCTTCCTGAGTCTTTTCATCATAATGGGTTTTCATATTCCATTGCTTGGCATTTCATTTGATTTGTAACATTATTTTGTTTGGCTAAGACAATGGAATcacccaaaataaaatttttacaaaaatccGGTGGAGCTATTGGTGTCTAAGAAGGCTTGGCATCCTGTGTAATTTGCATGGCTTACagtttttttttgaattaattaattatttttaaaatccgGGTACATGTTTATTTAGAATGCTTGGTACGAACATGTTGATGTCTATGGGTGAGACCAGAATAGTCTCTTTAGGTTTTTAATATATTCTCCTTGTATGAAAGTTGGTTTTATGGTATTTTCTTCTATCCCAagctaagtttcatttctttatgTGTGTTTGTACTGTATATATGTGAATTTTTATCCAAGAAAGTAAGCGCAGTTGTTTCTTAGGAAGTTAAAGTACCAGCTCTTTTGTATATAGTGGAGTGACCCATTTGTTCTCCACTGACATGAAATCATTGATCCTTCTATATCATTTGGAGTACAGGAGATGAATATAGTGTGATATTGGGAAGAGTTTCAATGGTGGATTTCTTTTGTCAATCTTTTCTCTGGTCCGGTGCAATAGACTAAATTTCTCTGGACGCTCTGATGAGGAGCACCCCCTCATCTGAAGCCTCGGTTTGAGTCATATacatatcatcatttttttattcattatttggTGTGAGATGAGATACAGTCATTATGTGAACAAGCACTACTCTGATGTGTTACGTCTTGTATTCAGCCAACCAAGTTGCCATGCATTTCATGTATTCAGCCAACAAAGTTGCCATGCATGTTTAATTgagaagatttttatttaatttgaaacaTGGCATTTCTAAGTTCTGTTTTAGGATTATTTGCTTTTGGATGTCAATGGGTGGGGTAGTGAATCTAATTTTATGCAGTTGCTAACATGTCAGTAACATGTTAGTTTGTGCTAACCTTTTTTTACCCATTTTCTGCTTTCACAATTTTCATTATACtcatttgattgtgttgttTGTGCATCCCTAGGCTTAATTGAGAGTTGAGTTTGATTACTATGGCATCAAGACGCCATGTTCAGTACAATGCTCTTCCTACCGATGAAGATGATAATTATGATGGTATTGCGAGAAGACAGTATGATGCTCGGTTTGACTATACACCCAAAGCCTTAGATAAAATCCCATGGAAATCCATTGCCCTTGCCCTTTTCCTGCTGTTTCTTGGATCAGTGCTTCTCTTCCTCTCATATTTCATCTTCACAGGTCACATGGGAGGGGAGCACTCCCAGGCCTTCGGCCTTTTGGCCTTAGGAAGTCTCTCCTTCCTCCCAGgtattcatattattattattaacacaATTATCAGCTTGCACAATACAAAGACATGACTAAGTAATCAGCTTGTTTAATACCTATCCaatgctttattttctttgtaagATAAAATTGTATTTGGGAAATGGATACTCTGGTACTTGCGAATACTTTTTGGTTTGTATTTTGCATTGGTGTAAAATGCCAATTGTCACATACGGAATGTAAGCGAGTATCCCCATTATGGCACGAGATATCGTGTGGTCTGCTGTAGACTTGTCTCATTTGTGCTATGACATGtaatgcatgttcatgtttcaAGTAATACTCAATTTAgtttagtcacaaaaaaaaaaaaaaaaaaaaaaagaaaaaaaaaagaagcaatgcTCAATTTAGTAGCTGTCGGTCCTATGGCTGGCGTTCTGATTTCTTTTCTAGACTTAGTTGAAGTCTTTCCAGGTTGAACGTGGGTGAGTGCCTATTATATGCGTTGGCAGAGTCTTAATTTGTCTACTACTGaatcaatcttctcttcaaaaGTATGTGCTTCCCCTCTCCAGGTTACCAAGTCATTAATGCCTTGTGGAAGTGCAACCATTTTGTCAGTCTTTAGTTTCGTTTTTGGTTAATTCTTTTGTAATACATTGCAACCTTTTACGCAAATTAGGTTTGCATCTAGTGTAACTATTTCCTGCAACAGAGAAGAGTGTATGGTGcaagtgagttgagttttaatGCCTTTTCCGAGTTGTATTTTGagtatgagaaatgataattgtagTGAGTATGGATCTGCTAAAAAGTTTCCACCCGTTTCTCAGTAATTGACCACCTTTATATCGATCGCTTGTGACTGCAGGCTTTTATGAGACTCGAATTGCATATTATGCATGGAGGAATGCCAAAGGATATCGGTTTGCTTCCATTCCTGATTATTAGTACCTGTCTTTGTGATGTTCCTCAAATCGATGCCACTTCTAGTCCTGGCGTATTGTATAGAACCACATGCATATGCAATTTGTTTGTTATTTCAAACATGGTGGAAAAAAACGTGCCTGTTCATTGGAATTCCCTGTATTTTTAGGGGTTGTTTTGGTTTCTTTCTGCAATAATGAGTATCTTGGTGGACGATGAAGTACAGTGCCTTACCGATCCTTCTTGCTCTCGCAATAGGCTGCTTGTTATTGGTTGGATTCACACACCCCACACTTATagttttttcataaggtgtggtatgagatgataaatagtaactgatgagaagaatttttcttaaaataatagtaaatgatatgaaaatgaacttttatttgtttttaaatatggAATAATATTAACATTCATAACCAAACTATagatcaactctctctctctcttttatccCAATCAAAACATATTACAAATTCGTGACTCGTTGATTATACAATTTGACTCGATGTGTATCCTAAAAACTTGCCCTTAATATGgaattaattattgaataatttCGAAATGTGATGAATTACAATtactaaataattttcaatgtaatgaattaataatttctattataataatttctattaCTTATTAATTACTCTTTTTACTTTCCATTAATGATTTTCATCACACTCCCTTTTTACTGTACGACCCAAAGTTTTACGGGACTCCGTATTTATTATCCTCaccaatttataaaaagttaccCGTTCAAACTACGTAATTTCAGACGAGTATTTGTTCGAGCCCGTAACTCCGACGTGAACGAGATGAGGGAAAGTTGAAACAGACAACGTGACTCTGGCGCGAGCGAGAAGAGGGAAACAGACGAAGAGCTAAGGATTAACGGAAACTTTGCCAATCAGGTCCTCTCGCTCGAGTTAGGCCCCGCGTTAGTGCCTTGCCCAAGACGATTATCGAAGTCAGTAGTctgatttcttctttttcaattggccTTTTTTGCTTTTGGGTTCTCAGATCTGTCTCAGCTACTGTTGAAGATAGTCGCTTGGATTggtagattttattttctttattttttttttgttttactatttGGGCTTTGAGGAATTGTGGGTGATTCAAGCTTTCCCATATGGGGATTTTCTCTAATTTCGATTGGGTTGTCGTTTGATGGGTCTGTTTAATTGTAATTCCCCTCTAATTTATTTGCTTTGCTGTGAATTTTTTACCTAGAAACTTTCCGTAAGAGTACATGTTTAAAGTGGCAATTTGTCTTTGAAATTCTTTCATACGATTCACTATTGTTTAGATGGCTAAGTGAGTTGATTGAAAAGTTAttcttctcaaattttcttttccgaCTGTAGTTGGTTTGGGGCTGTTTCTCAAAGATTGTGAATGTTGAAAAATGCGATTTTGaacagtaaatataaaaaaaaaaaaaaaaaaaaagaaaaatttgagatttaatGATGTCTCTAAGAATTTGAGTTGGGTTTCAAAGTAGCAAAAAAGCTTATCCTAAAGTTGGGTGGTCGAGCATTAGTCTTTCTCATGAGGACCTTTGAATCAGGCAATTTATGGTTTTTGGGTGTAACATTTTTATTCAGTGATCCATGGCCTTCTTAGGTCTAGAATTCTACAAAATCTCCAGAGCTTGTTTTCTATGTTCTTCTTGAGTGATTCTAGCATTTAAGGACCATAAGGTTGAAAACTGCGAtaaatttgttttgataaaataagattCTTTGTTTTGCTTGGTCTCTAGGTGTTCTTGCTGAGTTTTGTTTTGCAACTGTGACAGAAAAGGATCCTTCCACGCTaagaaaatttgtttttctttcttttgtagcTGTTATTGTGATTCTGATCTGTTTTTGAGCcatttttatgtgaattattGAAAAAGCATTGAAACAGCCGCCAATTATAGAAAATTTCccctataaataattttcactTTTAGTTTTCCTGTTGAGTTTGTTGGATTACCATCATAGAAAACATAAAACCGGTGTGTGACCAAATTCTCCAGTGTTTTCACATGTTACTATCTTTATCCTATGAGGTGGTGTTTCCTCTATaaactttcttataaaaaaatgtcctAATCTAAATTTTGATTGTAACAACAAAATAGTTTAAAGGAAAATGTCTTGGTAAATTGCTTTGGACTAAGAGATGCTTAGAATGCTCCTTAAGTTTCCGTTTCTTGTGATTGGATAAATTCTTCTGAATTATGGACTTAGCTTCACTGTGTTGCCTGTAAACATACATTATTGCTGAATGTTGTGCATAGTGGGATGTCCCCCTTTCCTGGGGATGTCTTGGCCTGATTGCTACTTATGTTGCCATTCTATCTGTTTGCATTTCTGCGTGTAATCTCTTTCCCATTGTCTCATTTTGCACCCATGCCTATTAAATAGGTGATGGATGGCTCAACTGGGCCAGGTGGCAATGACCTGGATGTGTTTTTACGAAATTATAAGCTTGGAAAAACCCTTGGCATTGGTTCCTTCGGCAAGGTGAAAATTGCAGAGCATATCTTGACTGGTCATAAAGTTGCTGTAAAGATCCTTAACCGTCGGAAGATAAGGAACatggaaatggaagaaaaaggTCGGCATTATTTTCTTGGAGATGATCtagtttgtattattttttcttttttctcttttatttaaaattttccttCATTCATTTTTCCCTTTAAATTGGTGCAGTGAGAAGAGAAATCAAAATATTGAGATTGTTTATGCATCCTCATATAATAAGACTTTATGAGGTTGTAGACACACCAGCGGACATATATGTTGTGATGGAGTATGTGAAGTCTGGAGAGCTCTTTGATTACATTGTGGAAAAGGGTAGGTTGCAAGAGGATGAAGCTCGTAATTTTTTTCAGCAGGTAGGATTGGCTAATAATTCTCAGATTTCTCATACCGTTCATTACTCAGATAATTTGAAGTAGGTTGATCCTTATGTGTCAAGGCAGATAATCTCTGGGGTGGAGTACTGCCATAGGAATATGGTGGTTCATAGAGACCTGAAGCCTGAGAATTTGCTTTTGGATTCCAAATGCAATGTGAAGATTGCCGATTTTGGTTTAAGCAACATAATGCGTGATGGTCATTTTCTGAAGACAAGTTGTGGAAGTCCAAACTATGCTGCCCCAGAGGTATGGATATGTGGTGTTTTTTGCATAGTAAAATTAAGTAACTAATGTGTGCCCATTTTTCATGGTTTCAATCTGAAGGGTTACTATGTCAATTTCGTATAGGTTATCTCTGGGAAATTGTATGCTGGGCCTGAAGTGGATGTGTGGAGTTGTGGTGTTATACTGTATGCCCTTCTCTGCGGCACTCTTCCTTTTGATGATGAAAACATTCCCAACCTTTTTAAGAAGATAAAGGTGTTGCTATACTTGCGATGATTAATACACGTCATATTGGCCGATTTTGCAGTGTTTTTGTGGAATTAAAAGCAGGTCTTAATTTAGAAAGTTTTTGGACGTTATATTTCTCTGATTGGAATCTACTAGTCCAGTTGGTTGTTTTCAATCTTATGTGGaagattttattcttatatgCCATAAACAGGACTGGGAATCTGATGTGTAATCACGCCATTCAATTTTACTTGAAGACCTATTTCATGTGTCACTGGTTGAGTGATAAGTCCAGATTCTGTGCCGTGTTTTGCtttctaatgtttttgttgaatCTTTTCCCCTGCTCTGTATTCATATCCAAATTGGATTCATGCTATTGCTAAGAGATCAACAGTACTTTGAAGTGACCTTAGTTTTTCCTTTAGGGTGGGATATACACTCTTCCGAGTCATTTATCAGCTGGTGCAAGAGACTTGATCCCAAGGATGCTTGTAGTTGACCCAATGAAGCGAATGACCATTCCTGAGATTCGCCAGCACCTATGGTTCCAGTCTCGTCTTCCACGTTATTTAGCTGTGGCTCCACCAGATACAATGCAACAAGCAAAAAAGGTTTGatgatcccccccccccccccaaaaaaaaaaaaaaaaaaaaaaaaacccacacacacacacacacacacacctctctctctctctcttgttgaTTGCATGTGTCAACTTGAGGTATAGTAACTACACTTTTTGTTTAGAGTGGCCTTCTCTTAGTATGGAATTGGGGTTCTTGCTTTATTGACCCATATGTAGCCATAAATTACATGAGAATTGGGCAACATACGTGTCATGTTTATAATGtggtatttgattttattgttacATTGGTCGTATTTAATTCTGCTATTGACACACTTTTTCAGAT harbors:
- the LOC121249729 gene encoding SNF1-related protein kinase catalytic subunit alpha KIN10 isoform X1; protein product: MDGSTGPGGNDLDVFLRNYKLGKTLGIGSFGKVKIAEHILTGHKVAVKILNRRKIRNMEMEEKVRREIKILRLFMHPHIIRLYEVVDTPADIYVVMEYVKSGELFDYIVEKGRLQEDEARNFFQQIISGVEYCHRNMVVHRDLKPENLLLDSKCNVKIADFGLSNIMRDGHFLKTSCGSPNYAAPEVISGKLYAGPEVDVWSCGVILYALLCGTLPFDDENIPNLFKKIKGGIYTLPSHLSAGARDLIPRMLVVDPMKRMTIPEIRQHLWFQSRLPRYLAVAPPDTMQQAKKIDEEILKEVVNRGFDRNQLIESLRNRIQNKATVAYYLLLDNRFRPSSGYLGAEFQETMDGGFNRMLQNEVAASAVGHRLPGYMEYQGMGMSKQFPVERKWALGLQSRAHPREIMTEVLKALQELNVCWKKIGHYNMKCRWIPGIPGHHDDMLNNPVHNNHHFGDEPAIIENDGVINSANVVKFEVQLYKTREEKYLLDLQRVHGPQILFLDLCAAFLAQLRVL
- the LOC121249729 gene encoding SNF1-related protein kinase catalytic subunit alpha KIN10 isoform X3, with translation MDGSTGPGGNDLDVFLRNYKLGKTLGIGSFGKVKIAEHILTGHKVAVKILNRRKIRNMEMEEKVRREIKILRLFMHPHIIRLYEVVDTPADIYVVMEYVKSGELFDYIVEKGRLQEDEARNFFQQIISGVEYCHRNMVVHRDLKPENLLLDSKCNVKIADFGLSNIMRDGHFLKTSCGSPNYAAPEVISGKLYAGPEVDVWSCGVILYALLCGTLPFDDENIPNLFKKIKGGIYTLPSHLSAGARDLIPRMLVVDPMKRMTIPEIRQHLWFQSRLPRYLAVAPPDTMQQAKKIDEEILKEVVNRGFDRNQLIESLRNRIQNKATVAYYLLLDNRFRPSSGYLGAEFQETMPGFGLRRC
- the LOC121249732 gene encoding transmembrane protein 230, translated to MASRRHVQYNALPTDEDDNYDGIARRQYDARFDYTPKALDKIPWKSIALALFLLFLGSVLLFLSYFIFTGHMGGEHSQAFGLLALGSLSFLPGFYETRIAYYAWRNAKGYRFASIPDY
- the LOC121249729 gene encoding SNF1-related protein kinase catalytic subunit alpha KIN10 isoform X2, which codes for MDGSTGPGGNDLDVFLRNYKLGKTLGIGSFGKVKIAEHILTGHKVAVKILNRRKIRNMEMEEKVRREIKILRLFMHPHIIRLYEVVDTPADIYVVMEYVKSGELFDYIVEKGRLQEDEARNFFQQIISGVEYCHRNMVVHRDLKPENLLLDSKCNVKIADFGLSNIMRDGHFLKTSCGSPNYAAPEVISGKLYAGPEVDVWSCGVILYALLCGTLPFDDENIPNLFKKIKGGIYTLPSHLSAGARDLIPRMLVVDPMKRMTIPEIRQHLWFQSRLPRYLAVAPPDTMQQAKKIDEEILKEVVNRGFDRNQLIESLRNRIQNKATVAYYLLLDNRFRPSSGYLGAEFQETMDGGFNRMLQNEVAASAVGHRLPGYMEYQGMGMSKQFPVERKWALGLQSRAHPREIMTEVLKALQELNVCWKKIGHYNMKCRWIPGIPVHNNHHFGDEPAIIENDGVINSANVVKFEVQLYKTREEKYLLDLQRVHGPQILFLDLCAAFLAQLRVL